From the Buchnera aphidicola (Ceratovacuna japonica) genome, one window contains:
- a CDS encoding DUF2076 domain-containing protein has translation MNSEESTLIKNLFKKINSTEKKFSKKDDEANSLILDLVKKNPNAHYYMVQSLLVQDEVILRLNNNIIDLKNKIKELKSFKKNTKKSFLSNFFNFNKDDDINKKKTYSKSENLNNNSTISSDRSNTKDSYFSGCQNNGSFLGNALQTAAGVAGGIAFGNLLTSLFHSNNRYDQPIINDIHNTNFFNVEEENYKNGLENNNVFEEENFIEKPEISKFNNLDKNNFEKNNFDVSNNDSIEESEDNFTENDFI, from the coding sequence ATGAATTCTGAAGAAAGTACTCTTATTAAAAATTTGTTTAAAAAAATAAATAGTACAGAAAAGAAATTTTCCAAGAAAGATGATGAAGCTAATAGTTTAATTTTAGATTTAGTAAAAAAAAATCCTAATGCTCATTATTATATGGTTCAATCATTATTAGTGCAAGATGAAGTAATATTAAGACTTAATAATAATATTATTGATTTAAAAAATAAGATAAAAGAGCTAAAAAGTTTTAAAAAAAATACTAAAAAAAGTTTTTTATCAAATTTTTTTAATTTTAATAAAGATGATGATATAAATAAAAAAAAGACTTATTCGAAATCTGAAAATTTAAACAATAATAGTACTATTTCAAGTGATAGATCAAATACCAAAGACAGTTATTTTTCTGGATGTCAAAATAATGGTAGTTTTTTAGGTAATGCATTGCAAACTGCAGCTGGAGTTGCCGGTGGAATAGCTTTTGGTAATTTATTAACTAGTTTATTTCATTCTAATAATAGATATGATCAACCTATAATAAATGATATTCATAATACGAACTTTTTTAATGTAGAAGAAGAAAATTATAAGAATGGTTTGGAAAATAATAATGTTTTTGAAGAAGAAAATTTTATAGAAAAACCAGAAATTTCTAAATTTAATAATTTAGATAAAAATAATTTTGAAAAAAATAACTTTGATGTATCAAATAATGACTCTATAGAAGAGTCTGAAGATAATTTTACAGAAAATGATTTTATTTAA
- the pta gene encoding phosphate acetyltransferase: MLENVENKFFDKNMRFIFKEKIADFVKPFFIKNVISLENKETYNFFLDKAIEKYYSIKNKKKIILIEGINTKYNNYIERKFNIDFAKSTNSKIIFVSNYNTFFKKYGFKIMKNIFLKNFFYCNNIILGFMLNKYEKKICTKNFFKTKLYKCNNINKNKEFYEKVLKKYRFKKTLNLLNSIIWNFKVKKICVSYLCKILKIKYLYYKKTFFKKVKFFTFDDININCSKNFYKYHLCIIDTDNKKNLNNFLYILNKNYNIGSILLLTNNNNIRKFIKIFIKSYKNKIPIFFTKNNFFYLHSILKSYNINYLKKKYNNYNFIKENIFLNNYNEIIKKILFKNEKTFFTSYYFKYYLKEKAKKLNNIIIFPEGYEIRILKAVSFCAKEKIAKCILLGNKKKINYISNINNIFIDKNVKIIDPKTIRKNYIKLFIKSRLPKILDKNLATKFLKDNCVLATLMLKNDEANCLISGSINTTANTIRPALQIIKTKSSSSIISSFFFMLIKDKVIIYADCAININPDAKQLAEIAIETSKSAINFGIFPKVAMISYSTKFSGNGSTVEKVREATLIVKKKCPNLHIDGPVQYDVASSRKISQLKNYVSDIAGDANIFIFPDLNSGNAIYKAVQNVTNSISIGPILQGINKPVNDLSRGSTIEDIIYTSAVTSIQCSNS; the protein is encoded by the coding sequence ATGCTTGAAAATGTAGAAAATAAATTTTTTGATAAAAATATGCGATTTATTTTTAAAGAAAAAATTGCTGATTTTGTAAAACCCTTTTTTATAAAAAATGTTATTTCTTTAGAAAATAAAGAAACATATAACTTTTTTTTAGATAAAGCTATAGAAAAATATTATTCTATAAAGAATAAAAAAAAAATAATTTTAATAGAGGGTATTAATACTAAATACAATAATTATATAGAAAGGAAATTTAATATAGATTTTGCTAAAAGTACTAATTCTAAAATTATATTTGTTAGTAATTATAATACATTTTTTAAAAAATATGGTTTCAAAATTATGAAGAATATTTTTTTAAAAAATTTTTTTTATTGTAATAATATAATATTGGGATTTATGCTCAATAAATATGAAAAAAAAATATGTACAAAAAATTTTTTTAAAACTAAGTTATATAAATGTAATAACATAAATAAAAATAAAGAATTTTATGAAAAAGTATTAAAAAAATATAGATTTAAAAAAACATTAAATTTGTTAAACTCAATAATTTGGAATTTTAAGGTTAAAAAAATTTGTGTTTCTTATTTATGTAAAATACTTAAAATTAAATATTTATATTACAAAAAAACTTTTTTTAAAAAAGTAAAATTTTTTACTTTTGATGATATAAATATAAATTGTAGTAAAAATTTTTATAAATATCATTTGTGTATAATAGATACTGATAATAAGAAAAATTTAAATAATTTTTTATATATTTTGAATAAAAATTATAATATAGGATCTATTTTGCTTTTAACAAATAATAACAATATAAGAAAATTTATAAAAATATTTATAAAATCTTATAAAAATAAGATACCTATATTTTTTACAAAAAATAATTTTTTTTACTTACATAGTATATTAAAAAGTTATAATATTAATTATTTAAAAAAAAAATATAATAATTATAATTTTATAAAAGAAAATATTTTTTTAAACAATTATAATGAAATAATTAAAAAAATTCTTTTTAAGAACGAAAAAACTTTTTTTACTTCGTATTACTTTAAGTATTACTTAAAAGAAAAAGCTAAAAAATTAAATAATATTATTATATTTCCTGAAGGATATGAAATTAGAATATTAAAAGCTGTTTCTTTTTGTGCAAAAGAAAAAATTGCGAAATGTATTTTATTAGGAAATAAAAAAAAAATAAATTATATATCAAATATTAATAATATATTTATAGATAAAAATGTAAAAATTATAGATCCAAAAACTATAAGAAAAAATTATATAAAATTATTTATAAAAAGTAGACTTCCAAAAATTTTAGATAAAAATTTAGCTACAAAATTTTTAAAAGATAATTGTGTGTTAGCAACTTTAATGTTAAAAAATGATGAAGCAAATTGTTTAATATCAGGATCTATAAATACTACTGCAAATACTATTAGACCAGCTTTACAAATTATAAAAACTAAATCTTCATCTTCTATAATTTCTTCGTTTTTTTTTATGCTTATTAAAGATAAAGTTATAATTTATGCAGATTGTGCTATTAATATTAATCCAGATGCTAAACAATTAGCAGAAATAGCTATTGAAACATCAAAATCTGCTATAAATTTTGGTATTTTCCCAAAAGTTGCTATGATTTCATATTCTACAAAATTTTCTGGTAATGGATCTACTGTAGAAAAAGTTAGAGAAGCTACATTAATAGTAAAAAAAAAATGTCCTAATCTTCATATAGACGGACCTGTTCAATATGATGTTGCATCTAGTAGAAAGATATCACAACTAAAAAATTATGTTTCTGATATTGCAGGAGATGCGAATATATTTATTTTTCCAGATTTAAATTCTGGAAATGCTATTTATAAAGCAGTGCAAAATGTTACTAATTCAATTTCAATAGGCCCAATTTTACAAGGAATAAATAAACCAGTAAATGATTTATCTAGAGGTTCTACTATAGAAGATATAATATATACTTCTGCTGTTACTTCTATTCAATGTTCAAACTCTTGA
- the grxD gene encoding Grx4 family monothiol glutaredoxin, with product MNVIEEIKEQIKSNSILLYMKGNLNYPSCGFSAQASKEISKYTEKCKYIDVLKRSDIRKELPKFANWPTFPQLWVNGKLIGGCSIILKMSKTGELKKVLEKI from the coding sequence ATGAATGTAATAGAAGAAATAAAAGAACAAATAAAGAGCAATTCTATATTATTATATATGAAAGGAAATTTAAATTATCCAAGTTGTGGTTTTTCTGCTCAAGCATCTAAAGAGATATCTAAATATACCGAAAAATGTAAATATATAGATGTTTTAAAACGTTCTGATATAAGAAAAGAATTGCCTAAATTTGCAAATTGGCCTACTTTTCCTCAGTTATGGGTAAATGGTAAATTAATAGGTGGATGTAGTATTATATTAAAAATGTCAAAAACAGGAGAATTAAAAAAAGTTTTAGAAAAAATATAG
- the gyrA gene encoding DNA topoisomerase (ATP-hydrolyzing) subunit A: MNNVYKNIEKVYIEKELKNSYLDYAMSVIIGRALPDVRDGLKPVHRRILFAMNILKNHYNKPYKKSARIVGDVIGKYHPHGDSAVYEAIVRMAQPFSLRYMLIKGQGNFGSIDGDSAAAMRYTEIKMSKISHEFIDDLNKNTVKFIFNYDETEKIPEILPTKIPNILVNGSSGIAVGMATNIPPHNIKEVINGCLKYLKNKKISLKELMKSIPGPDFPTYGIIHGSEGIKKAYKTGRGKIYIRAKSFIKKNKKTKKEIIIVKEIPYQVNKSKLIEKISELVKDKKIEGISTLRDESDKEGMRIVIEIKKDHIAEIILNKLYLLSQLQISFGINMVALYNGKPKVMSLKEILKAFLYHRKEIVIRRSIFELKKNCERSYLLEGFEIAINNIDKILKIIKKSNNTSNATKILLKKTWKIKKNKFYKILLEKNKILNKYYKSNDSIIKKKYCLTKKQSKAILDLKLQNITNLESKKIYLEYKKILKNIKNLTNIINLKDKLIKVIKNELLYIKDKFGDNRRTKIKNRISKINIEDIITKKDVVVTLSNSGYVKYQPLSDYNAQKRGGRGKLAAKIKKKDFIECLLVTNTHNTILCFSSRGIIYWMKVYQLPSSNRNTRGKPIINLLPLKFNERITAILPVSKYSENKNIFMATLRGIVKKTPLTKFKKQRSSGIIAINLNKGDELIGVSLTNGKNTVMLFTSQGKVVHFSENYVRKMGRTAAGVRGIKINKKDKVVSLIIPKKNGEILTVTKNGYGKRTKISEFPIKSRATRGIISIKITKKNGVVIASIQVTKKNEIIIITNSGILVRTRVSEIGILSRNTQGVILIRTNKKEKVVALQKVTIPFSK; the protein is encoded by the coding sequence ATGAACAATGTTTATAAAAATATAGAAAAAGTTTATATAGAAAAAGAGCTTAAAAATTCATATTTAGACTATGCTATGTCTGTAATAATAGGTCGAGCTCTTCCAGATGTAAGAGATGGGTTAAAACCTGTACACAGAAGAATATTATTTGCAATGAACATATTAAAAAATCACTATAATAAACCATATAAAAAATCAGCAAGGATAGTAGGAGATGTAATAGGTAAATATCATCCTCATGGAGATTCTGCTGTATATGAAGCTATAGTTAGAATGGCTCAACCATTTTCTTTAAGATATATGTTAATAAAAGGACAAGGAAATTTTGGATCAATAGATGGTGATTCTGCCGCGGCTATGAGATATACAGAAATAAAAATGTCAAAAATTTCACATGAATTTATAGATGATTTAAACAAAAACACAGTAAAATTTATATTTAATTATGATGAAACTGAAAAAATACCAGAAATTTTACCAACTAAAATACCAAATATTCTAGTTAATGGATCTTCTGGAATAGCTGTAGGAATGGCTACTAATATACCACCTCATAATATAAAAGAAGTAATAAATGGATGTTTAAAATACTTAAAAAATAAAAAAATTTCTTTAAAAGAACTTATGAAATCAATACCAGGTCCAGATTTTCCTACTTATGGAATTATACATGGATCTGAAGGAATAAAAAAAGCATATAAAACTGGACGTGGTAAAATATATATAAGAGCTAAAAGCTTTATAAAAAAAAATAAAAAAACTAAAAAAGAAATTATAATAGTTAAAGAAATACCATATCAAGTAAACAAATCTAAGCTAATAGAAAAAATTTCGGAACTAGTAAAAGATAAAAAAATAGAAGGAATAAGTACTTTAAGAGATGAATCAGACAAAGAAGGCATGAGAATTGTAATAGAAATAAAGAAAGATCATATAGCAGAAATAATATTAAATAAATTATATTTGTTAAGTCAATTACAAATTTCTTTTGGTATAAATATGGTTGCACTTTATAATGGAAAACCTAAAGTAATGTCTTTAAAAGAAATTTTAAAAGCTTTTTTATATCATAGAAAAGAAATAGTAATAAGAAGAAGCATTTTTGAATTAAAAAAAAACTGTGAAAGATCTTATCTGTTAGAAGGATTTGAAATTGCAATAAACAACATAGACAAAATATTAAAAATAATAAAAAAATCCAATAATACATCGAATGCAACTAAAATATTATTAAAAAAAACATGGAAAATAAAAAAAAATAAATTTTATAAAATACTTTTAGAAAAAAATAAAATACTTAACAAATATTATAAAAGTAATGATTCCATAATAAAAAAAAAATATTGTTTAACTAAAAAACAGTCAAAAGCTATATTAGATTTAAAACTACAAAACATAACTAATTTAGAAAGTAAAAAAATATATTTAGAATATAAAAAGATATTAAAAAATATTAAAAATTTAACTAATATAATAAATTTAAAAGATAAATTAATTAAAGTAATAAAAAATGAATTATTATATATAAAAGATAAATTTGGAGATAATAGAAGAACAAAAATAAAAAATAGAATATCAAAAATAAATATAGAAGACATAATAACAAAAAAAGATGTAGTAGTTACTTTATCAAATTCAGGATATGTGAAATATCAACCATTATCAGATTATAACGCACAGAAAAGAGGAGGAAGAGGAAAATTAGCAGCAAAAATAAAAAAAAAGGATTTTATAGAATGCTTATTAGTTACTAATACTCACAACACTATATTATGCTTTTCAAGCAGAGGAATAATATATTGGATGAAAGTATACCAGCTTCCAAGTTCAAATAGAAATACTAGGGGAAAACCTATTATAAATTTATTGCCACTAAAATTTAATGAAAGAATTACTGCAATTTTACCAGTTTCCAAATATAGCGAAAACAAAAATATTTTTATGGCTACTTTAAGGGGAATAGTAAAAAAAACCCCTCTAACTAAATTTAAAAAACAAAGAAGTTCAGGAATAATAGCTATAAATTTAAATAAAGGTGATGAACTAATTGGAGTGTCATTAACTAATGGTAAAAATACTGTTATGTTATTCACATCTCAAGGAAAAGTAGTACATTTTTCAGAAAATTATGTAAGAAAAATGGGTAGAACAGCTGCTGGAGTAAGAGGAATAAAAATAAATAAAAAAGATAAAGTTGTTTCACTTATAATACCTAAAAAAAATGGAGAAATTCTAACAGTTACTAAAAACGGATATGGAAAAAGAACAAAAATTTCAGAATTTCCTATAAAATCTAGAGCTACTAGAGGAATAATATCTATTAAAATAACTAAAAAAAATGGAGTAGTAATAGCCTCAATACAAGTTACCAAAAAAAATGAAATAATTATAATTACAAATTCAGGAATATTAGTTAGAACTAGAGTATCAGAAATAGGAATATTAAGCAGAAATACTCAAGGAGTAATATTAATAAGAACTAATAAAAAAGAAAAAGTAGTAGCACTACAAAAAGTTACAATCCCATTTTCAAAATAA
- the ung gene encoding uracil-DNA glycosylase has product MKKIITWKDILDMEKKIYLFKILKFINLERCKKNIYPSNKNLFSAFKYTSFKKIKVVILGQDPYYKEGQANGLAFSVNDGIKIPPSLRNIFKELKNSVNNFSYPTHGNLSKWALQGVLLLNAILTVEENKPNSHKNIGWSKITDTIIKKISFYKKNIIFLLWGKIAQKKIDLINFKKHIILTSSHPSPYSARHGFLGCNHFIKINEILTYFNKNNIDWNI; this is encoded by the coding sequence ATGAAAAAAATTATAACATGGAAAGATATTTTAGATATGGAAAAAAAAATATATTTATTTAAAATATTAAAATTTATTAATTTAGAAAGATGTAAAAAAAATATATATCCTTCTAATAAAAATTTATTTTCTGCATTCAAATATACCAGTTTTAAAAAAATAAAAGTAGTTATATTAGGACAAGATCCCTATTATAAAGAAGGTCAAGCAAATGGTTTAGCTTTTTCAGTAAATGATGGAATTAAAATACCTCCTTCTTTGAGAAATATTTTTAAAGAATTAAAAAATAGTGTAAATAATTTTAGTTATCCTACTCATGGAAATTTATCTAAATGGGCATTACAAGGTGTTTTATTATTAAATGCTATTTTAACAGTTGAAGAAAATAAACCAAATTCTCATAAAAATATTGGATGGTCAAAAATTACTGATACTATAATAAAAAAAATAAGTTTTTATAAAAAAAACATAATTTTTTTATTATGGGGAAAAATAGCTCAAAAAAAAATTGATTTAATAAATTTTAAAAAACATATAATATTAACTTCATCACATCCATCTCCATATTCTGCTAGACATGGTTTTTTAGGATGTAACCATTTTATAAAAATAAACGAAATTTTAACTTATTTTAACAAAAATAATATAGATTGGAATATATAA
- a CDS encoding peroxiredoxin C — protein sequence MTLVTKKAPTFLAPAVLENNKIVENFDFKKYIKNKMSVLFFWPMDFTFVCPTEILEFNNLYEEFKKRNTKIIGVSCDSVYSHYTWKSIEIKDGGIGNLKYIIVSDIKKEIQKSYEIEHPKSGISLRATFLIDSNGIIIHETINDLPYGRNIKEVLRMIDAVNFHKKKGEVCPSSWNKKKLGMKPSIEGLKEYINKKK from the coding sequence ATGACTTTAGTTACAAAAAAAGCTCCTACATTTTTAGCTCCTGCTGTTTTGGAAAACAATAAAATAGTAGAAAACTTTGATTTTAAAAAATATATTAAGAATAAAATGTCTGTACTGTTTTTTTGGCCAATGGATTTTACATTTGTATGTCCAACAGAAATATTAGAATTTAATAATTTGTATGAAGAATTTAAAAAAAGAAATACAAAAATAATAGGTGTATCTTGCGATTCTGTATATTCACACTATACTTGGAAAAGTATAGAAATAAAAGATGGAGGAATAGGAAATTTAAAATATATAATAGTATCAGATATAAAAAAAGAAATTCAAAAATCATATGAAATAGAACATCCAAAATCTGGAATATCTCTTAGAGCTACATTTTTAATAGATTCTAATGGAATAATAATACATGAAACAATAAACGATCTACCTTACGGAAGAAATATAAAAGAAGTATTAAGAATGATAGATGCAGTGAATTTTCATAAGAAAAAAGGTGAAGTATGTCCTTCTAGCTGGAACAAAAAAAAGTTAGGCATGAAACCATCTATAGAAGGTTTAAAAGAATATATAAACAAAAAAAAATAA